One part of the Bartonella apihabitans genome encodes these proteins:
- the dcm gene encoding DNA (cytosine-5-)-methyltransferase produces MIKFIDLFAGTGGIRLGFEQAMKELSIPFKCVKSAEIDKFSCETYQQNFKENPYCDVTTLNDIEPFDVLLAGFPCQAFSSAGKQLGFNDTRGTLFFDVARLVAKYQPKLCLLENVRGLLNHDKGRTFHVIKNTLNELGYNVEYRLLNASNYGVPQNRLRIYIIATNNIKPIITLNNDVGAVDSHSFKKHIKEKTLFDTYSHKLVKDILEKNPSSKYNCSPFFVCKLKKALNGNLNKINGLRLIDSRNGNSLHSWELGLRGECSQNEVNFINLLIANRRKKIFGTHQDGKALSIDQIKTFYHENDINIVIKNLIEKKYLKVTDGLYNLVAGNMSFEVFKFLDPYSVSITLTASDSNRLGIYHNDRIRRITPRECARLQGYPENYILNKNDTLAYKQLGNAVCVPVIKELIINFMINNKNYFH; encoded by the coding sequence ATGATTAAATTTATAGATCTGTTTGCTGGAACTGGCGGTATTCGTTTAGGGTTTGAGCAAGCTATGAAAGAATTATCTATCCCTTTTAAATGCGTAAAAAGCGCAGAAATTGATAAATTTTCTTGTGAAACATACCAGCAAAATTTTAAAGAAAACCCTTACTGTGACGTTACAACCTTAAATGATATTGAGCCTTTTGACGTTTTATTGGCTGGTTTTCCTTGCCAAGCATTTTCATCTGCAGGCAAACAGTTAGGCTTCAACGATACTAGAGGTACGTTGTTTTTTGATGTTGCACGTCTTGTTGCAAAATACCAACCTAAACTATGTTTATTAGAAAATGTAAGAGGGCTCTTAAATCATGATAAAGGAAGAACATTCCACGTAATAAAGAATACACTTAATGAACTTGGTTATAATGTTGAATATAGATTACTGAATGCAAGTAATTATGGAGTTCCGCAAAACAGATTAAGAATATATATAATAGCAACAAATAATATAAAACCTATAATTACGCTTAATAATGATGTTGGTGCAGTTGACTCACATTCATTTAAAAAACATATTAAAGAAAAAACATTATTCGATACCTATTCACATAAATTAGTTAAAGATATACTTGAAAAAAATCCGTCATCCAAATATAATTGCTCTCCATTTTTTGTATGTAAGTTAAAAAAAGCTTTAAATGGAAATTTAAATAAAATAAATGGATTAAGACTTATTGATAGCCGAAATGGAAACTCCCTTCATTCATGGGAACTTGGATTAAGAGGAGAATGTTCGCAAAATGAAGTTAACTTCATAAATCTTCTTATTGCAAACAGGCGTAAAAAAATTTTTGGGACTCATCAAGATGGAAAAGCTCTTAGTATAGATCAAATAAAGACTTTCTATCATGAAAATGATATTAATATAGTTATTAAGAACTTAATTGAAAAGAAATATCTAAAAGTAACAGATGGGCTATATAATCTAGTTGCAGGTAATATGTCATTTGAAGTTTTCAAATTCCTTGATCCATATAGCGTTTCAATTACATTAACAGCATCTGACTCAAATAGACTTGGCATCTATCATAATGATAGAATTAGGAGAATAACTCCTAGAGAATGTGCTAGATTACAAGGATATCCAGAAAATTATATTTTAAATAAAAACGATACTTTAGCATATAAGCAATTAGGAAATGCTGTTTGTGTCCCTGTTATAAAGGAGTTGATAATAAACTTCATGATTAATAATAAAAATTATTTTCATTAG